The proteins below come from a single Synechococcus sp. WH 8101 genomic window:
- a CDS encoding chlorophyll a/b-binding protein, whose protein sequence is MSDNAQPRFGFVNFAETWNGRLAMLGFVIGLGTELLTGQGILSQIGLG, encoded by the coding sequence ATGTCCGACAACGCTCAACCCCGCTTCGGCTTCGTCAACTTTGCTGAAACCTGGAACGGCCGCCTGGCCATGCTCGGCTTCGTGATCGGCCTGGGCACCGAACTGCTCACCGGCCAGGGCATCCTCAGCCAGATCGGCCTCGGCTGA
- a CDS encoding ABC-F family ATP-binding cassette domain-containing protein, producing the protein MLRLERVSKIYPTGEVLRDVTWEVKPGDRIGLVGVNGAGKSTQMRLIAGLEEPSAGQIIRQGDPRIAYLQQEFDVDPRRSVRQELFQAFGEAAEVLNQQRQVEDAMASDRAAEDPDHLDALIHELSALQTRFEALHGYELDARIDKLLPSIGFSTEDVERPVADYSGGWQMRIALGKILLQEPDLLLLDEPTNHLDVETIQWLEGYLTEQTAALVVISHDRTFLDRVCTQIVSTERGISRAYLGNYTAHLEQKALEQAATQAAFERQQKEIASQQAYIDRFRASATRSTQAKSREKQLDKVERVEAPIESVAGPSFRFPPAPRSGAQVAVIENLTLSYGDQILFLGAELEVERGDRIAFVGPNGAGKSTLLRLVMGLERPDEGTARLGDHNIIASYFEQNQAEALDLGKTVIDTMFEAVPDWTQTQVRSLLGSFCFSNDSVFKEVGQLSGGEKARLALALMLLSPCNLLVLDEPTNHLDIPAKQMLEDALCHYDGAALLVSHDRYFISKVANRIVELRDGELILYRGDYTYYLEKKEEEKQAAEAALTAAQQEAKRRANREKQKQRQERRRNSA; encoded by the coding sequence GTGCTGAGACTTGAGCGCGTCAGCAAGATCTACCCAACCGGAGAGGTGCTGCGCGATGTGACCTGGGAGGTGAAACCCGGCGACCGCATCGGTCTGGTGGGCGTGAACGGCGCCGGCAAATCCACCCAGATGCGCCTGATTGCGGGGCTTGAAGAGCCCAGCGCCGGCCAGATCATCCGCCAGGGGGACCCCCGGATCGCCTACCTGCAACAGGAATTCGACGTGGATCCGCGCCGCAGCGTCCGCCAGGAGCTGTTTCAGGCCTTCGGCGAAGCGGCAGAGGTGCTGAATCAGCAACGACAGGTCGAAGACGCCATGGCCTCGGATCGAGCTGCCGAGGACCCCGATCACCTCGATGCCCTGATCCACGAGCTGAGCGCACTCCAGACCCGCTTTGAAGCGCTGCATGGCTACGAGCTGGATGCCCGCATCGACAAACTGCTGCCCAGCATCGGCTTCTCTACGGAGGATGTGGAGCGCCCCGTCGCCGATTACTCCGGTGGCTGGCAGATGCGGATTGCCCTGGGCAAGATCCTTCTGCAGGAGCCGGATCTGCTCCTCCTCGACGAGCCCACCAACCACCTCGATGTGGAAACGATCCAGTGGCTGGAGGGTTACCTGACAGAGCAGACCGCAGCGCTGGTGGTGATCAGCCACGACCGCACCTTCCTGGATCGGGTCTGCACTCAGATCGTGAGCACGGAACGGGGCATCTCCCGCGCCTATCTCGGCAACTACACCGCCCATCTGGAGCAGAAAGCCCTGGAACAGGCCGCCACCCAGGCCGCGTTTGAACGCCAACAGAAGGAGATTGCCAGCCAGCAGGCCTACATCGACCGCTTCCGCGCCAGCGCCACCCGCAGCACCCAGGCCAAAAGCCGCGAGAAGCAACTGGACAAGGTGGAGCGGGTGGAAGCCCCGATCGAATCGGTGGCCGGCCCGAGCTTTCGCTTCCCACCGGCGCCGCGCTCCGGTGCCCAGGTGGCAGTGATCGAGAACCTCACCCTCAGCTACGGCGATCAGATCCTCTTTCTGGGGGCGGAGCTGGAGGTGGAGCGGGGCGACCGGATTGCCTTCGTGGGCCCGAATGGCGCCGGCAAATCGACCCTGCTGCGTCTGGTGATGGGGCTGGAACGCCCGGATGAAGGCACCGCCCGCCTCGGAGACCACAACATCATCGCCAGTTACTTCGAACAGAACCAGGCCGAAGCGCTCGACCTGGGCAAGACGGTGATCGACACCATGTTTGAAGCCGTACCGGACTGGACCCAGACCCAGGTGCGTTCCCTGCTCGGGAGCTTCTGCTTCAGCAATGACAGCGTCTTCAAGGAGGTGGGCCAACTCAGCGGCGGTGAAAAAGCGCGTCTGGCCCTGGCCTTGATGTTGCTGAGCCCCTGCAATCTGCTGGTGCTGGATGAGCCCACCAATCACCTCGACATTCCCGCCAAACAGATGCTGGAGGATGCGCTCTGCCATTACGACGGCGCAGCACTGCTCGTGTCCCACGATCGGTATTTCATCTCAAAGGTTGCGAACCGGATCGTGGAACTGCGCGATGGCGAGCTGATTCTCTATCGGGGCGACTACACCTACTACCTGGAGAAGAAAGAAGAGGAAAAGCAAGCGGCGGAAGCGGCGCTTACCGCGGCCCAGCAGGAGGCGAAGCGCCGGGCCAACCGCGAGAAGCAAAAACAGCGCCAAGAGCGGCGACGGAATTCCGCCTAA
- a CDS encoding anhydro-N-acetylmuramic acid kinase, with protein sequence MFVIGLMSGTSADGVDGVLVRLQGRPDRPDWHLIERASVPYPPELRQRILAVGQGIPHAAGELLELAEAITACQAEAALACDPQRRASLIGCHGQTVWHRPPSATAEGGQTPGASWQMLLAPALAQRLERPVVHDFRAADLACGGQGAPLVPMADAALLGRIDGWRALLNLGGIANLTLIPPRWGPDRDAEVLGWDCGPANSLIDLAVEHFSGGSEHFDADGRHAAAGRVEEPAIQRWLQEAYFLQPAPKSTGREVFGRADLQRRLEELTHLQPDDCIATLTAFTAAAVAADLERGASQGRPRPLELVVAGGGGRNPVLMKELRQRCRGIRVDRSDSLSLPVESREAVVFALLAWWHWQRHPGNAPAVTGASRRVVLGQRAEPA encoded by the coding sequence ATGTTCGTCATCGGCCTGATGAGCGGCACCAGCGCCGACGGCGTGGACGGTGTGCTGGTGCGCCTTCAGGGCAGGCCGGACCGCCCGGATTGGCACCTGATCGAGCGAGCCTCGGTGCCCTATCCCCCGGAGCTGCGCCAACGGATTCTGGCGGTGGGCCAGGGCATTCCCCATGCAGCAGGCGAGCTGCTGGAGCTGGCCGAAGCGATCACCGCCTGTCAGGCCGAGGCGGCCCTTGCCTGCGACCCGCAGCGACGGGCCTCCCTGATCGGATGCCATGGCCAGACGGTCTGGCATCGCCCCCCTTCCGCCACGGCCGAGGGAGGTCAGACGCCGGGGGCGAGCTGGCAGATGCTGCTGGCCCCGGCCCTGGCCCAACGCCTCGAGCGGCCCGTGGTGCATGACTTCCGCGCCGCCGATCTGGCCTGTGGCGGCCAGGGAGCGCCGCTGGTGCCGATGGCCGATGCCGCCCTGCTCGGTCGGATCGATGGCTGGCGCGCCCTGCTCAACCTGGGGGGTATTGCCAATCTCACCCTGATCCCACCGCGCTGGGGTCCCGATCGCGATGCGGAGGTGCTGGGCTGGGACTGCGGTCCAGCCAACAGCCTGATCGACCTGGCGGTGGAACACTTCAGTGGCGGCAGCGAACACTTCGATGCCGATGGGCGCCACGCCGCTGCTGGCCGGGTGGAGGAGCCAGCGATCCAACGCTGGCTTCAGGAGGCCTATTTCCTGCAACCAGCCCCGAAATCAACCGGACGGGAAGTGTTCGGACGGGCCGATCTCCAGCGCCGGTTGGAAGAGCTGACGCACCTCCAACCGGATGACTGCATCGCCACCCTCACCGCGTTCACGGCGGCGGCGGTGGCGGCGGATCTGGAGCGGGGGGCCAGCCAGGGCCGTCCCCGCCCCCTGGAGCTGGTGGTGGCGGGCGGTGGCGGCAGGAACCCCGTGCTGATGAAGGAACTGAGGCAGCGCTGTCGCGGGATCCGGGTCGACCGGAGCGACAGCCTGTCGCTGCCGGTGGAGAGCCGGGAAGCCGTGGTGTTTGCGCTGCTGGCCTGGTGGCACTGGCAACGCCATCCAGGCAACGCCCCGGCCGTGACCGGCGCCAGCCGCCGGGTTGTGCTGGGGCAACGGGCTGAGCCGGCCTGA
- a CDS encoding trypsin-like peptidase domain-containing protein, translating to MSRSVTAPLVWATAVVASLPLGLTAPPPAQAAAASARALSAQSFVSAAVQRSGPAVVTLDTQRTVTSGAVGGLPGGLRLDPFLQRFFGLPQVPTAPRSRVERGQGSGVIFDASGLVLTNAHVVEKADQVMVGLPDGRRVAGRVLGQDTLTDLAVVRLAESGPWPTAPLGDSDRLQVGDWAIAVGNPFGLENTVTLGIVSNLNRNVSQLGISGKRLDLIQTDAAINPGNSGGPLLNANGEVVGINTLVRSGPGAGLGFAIPINRARAIARQLAEQGRASHPMVGIGLSSVPSPRPGAPAPSGAVVRSLVPGGPAARAGVQVDDVIVAIGGAEVPSPAAVVSAIDRHGVGRPLSLKVLRAGQPVSLSITPVDMSALPATR from the coding sequence ATGTCCCGATCCGTCACCGCTCCTTTGGTCTGGGCCACTGCAGTGGTGGCATCGCTACCGCTGGGGCTGACAGCGCCGCCCCCAGCGCAGGCGGCCGCCGCCTCGGCACGGGCCCTGTCGGCTCAGTCGTTTGTCTCAGCCGCTGTGCAGCGCAGTGGTCCTGCTGTGGTGACGCTCGACACACAGCGCACCGTGACCTCGGGCGCCGTGGGCGGCCTGCCTGGTGGGCTTCGGCTCGATCCCTTTCTGCAGCGCTTCTTTGGATTGCCGCAGGTCCCCACCGCTCCGCGCTCCCGGGTGGAGCGGGGACAGGGCAGCGGGGTCATCTTCGATGCCTCCGGCCTGGTTCTGACCAATGCCCACGTGGTCGAGAAGGCCGATCAAGTGATGGTGGGTCTTCCGGATGGGCGTCGGGTCGCCGGACGGGTGCTCGGCCAGGACACCCTCACCGATCTGGCGGTGGTGCGGTTGGCCGAGAGCGGTCCATGGCCCACAGCTCCACTTGGGGATTCCGACCGCCTGCAGGTGGGGGACTGGGCGATCGCGGTCGGCAACCCCTTCGGCCTGGAGAACACGGTGACCCTGGGCATCGTCAGCAATCTCAATCGCAATGTGTCCCAGCTCGGCATCTCCGGCAAGCGCCTGGATCTGATCCAGACCGATGCCGCGATCAACCCCGGAAACTCCGGCGGGCCCCTGCTCAATGCCAATGGCGAGGTGGTGGGGATCAACACCCTGGTGCGCTCCGGCCCCGGGGCGGGCCTGGGTTTCGCCATTCCGATCAACCGGGCCCGGGCGATCGCGCGTCAACTGGCTGAGCAGGGGAGGGCCAGTCATCCGATGGTGGGGATCGGCCTGTCCTCGGTGCCCTCGCCCCGGCCTGGCGCCCCGGCTCCGTCAGGTGCCGTGGTGCGTTCGTTGGTGCCTGGAGGACCAGCGGCCCGGGCCGGCGTTCAGGTTGATGATGTGATCGTGGCGATCGGGGGCGCGGAGGTGCCCAGCCCCGCGGCTGTCGTCAGTGCGATCGACCGGCATGGCGTGGGCCGTCCCCTCAGCCTCAAGGTGTTGCGTGCCGGTCAGCCGGTCAGCCTGTCCATCACCCCCGTGGACATGAGTGCGTTGCCAGCAACGCGTTAG
- the hrpB gene encoding ATP-dependent helicase HrpB, which yields MPAPSTAPLPIEPLLPELQQALSEGATVLLQAPPGAGKTTRVPLALLGAIPGITGLEGNIVMLEPRRLATRAAAASLADHLGEPVGERIGYAVRHEQKRSSRTRVEVVTAGLFLRRLQADPELEGIDCVIFDEFHERGRDSDLALALVRDARNLVRPDLRLVLMSATLDLGALAGRLPNATLLTSEGRAYPVDTHHLPPRPQEPLNRTVLRALETHALPLLDSQPPVGLGAPTVLVFLPGLREIDQCRRLIDTSASLKHWDVSSLHGQQSLERQAAALRPCPSRWAGRIVLATSIAESSLTLNGVRLVIDSGLSRRSRYDPGTGMEGLETVPASLASADQRRGRAGRQAPGRCVRLWSPAEQQRRPAQDPPELLRTDPQPLVLDLALWGAGLGDGLNWLDPPPPPALHEGRQQLIDLGVLEPNGLCSPLGRQLARLGTHPRLGLALLQARHWNCSPLGADLAALLSERDPLNPQEHGSDLGARLHWLAVRNGERQTAVRKLSSQLLRQLDALPPLLSNGPLERWGDSPDTSNREELAALLLATAFPGWIALPRPGQPGRYLLRQGRGAQLPAHDRLHQAQALAVARLDLDGANARIRLALPLPMDWLDQLAKREGSWQESVTWDPEHQRVRSERCWRLGALTIGTPQPCQADDHQAVALLLERLQSDGLEVLPWGPRSEQLQKRLDLMQQHHGSPWPQRSWKHLATHPAAWLTACLQGHHSWQSVQESELIHALWGDLPWELRQSLDQHLPEAITIPSGRLARLQYREGEVCLAVKLQEMFGCRQSPRVLGDRVPVTLELLSPAGRPLQRTQDLEGFWRGSYRDVRREMRGRYPKHPWPEDPLTAVASARPQRHQHSHPS from the coding sequence TTGCCAGCACCATCAACGGCACCCCTGCCGATTGAGCCCCTGCTGCCCGAACTCCAGCAGGCGTTGTCAGAGGGTGCCACCGTTCTGCTCCAAGCCCCTCCCGGTGCGGGCAAAACCACCAGGGTTCCCCTGGCCTTGCTGGGTGCCATTCCAGGCATCACGGGCCTGGAGGGAAACATCGTGATGCTCGAGCCGCGCCGACTGGCCACCAGGGCTGCTGCCGCGAGCCTGGCCGATCACTTAGGGGAACCTGTCGGCGAACGCATCGGCTACGCCGTGCGCCACGAACAGAAGCGCTCCAGCCGCACCAGGGTGGAGGTGGTCACCGCTGGGCTGTTTCTTCGTCGCCTTCAGGCCGATCCGGAGCTGGAGGGCATCGACTGCGTGATTTTTGATGAGTTCCATGAGCGCGGTCGTGACAGCGACCTGGCCCTGGCCCTGGTGCGCGATGCCCGCAACCTGGTGCGACCGGATCTGCGCCTGGTGTTGATGTCGGCCACCCTGGATCTGGGGGCGCTCGCAGGCCGCCTACCCAACGCCACACTGCTCACCAGCGAAGGTCGCGCCTACCCCGTTGACACCCATCACCTGCCGCCCCGGCCGCAGGAACCGCTCAACCGCACGGTGCTTCGGGCTCTGGAGACCCACGCCCTGCCCCTGCTCGACAGCCAGCCCCCAGTCGGTCTGGGCGCCCCAACCGTGCTCGTGTTTCTGCCTGGGCTGCGGGAGATCGACCAATGCCGCAGGCTGATCGACACCAGCGCCAGCCTGAAGCACTGGGACGTCAGCAGCCTCCATGGCCAACAGTCACTCGAGCGCCAGGCCGCAGCCTTGCGCCCCTGCCCATCACGGTGGGCCGGACGGATCGTGCTGGCCACGTCGATCGCCGAAAGCTCCCTGACCCTCAACGGCGTGCGGCTGGTGATCGACAGCGGCCTCAGCCGCCGCAGCCGCTACGACCCCGGCACCGGCATGGAAGGCCTGGAAACGGTGCCCGCCAGCCTGGCCAGCGCCGACCAGCGACGCGGGCGGGCCGGACGACAGGCTCCGGGCCGGTGCGTACGGCTCTGGTCACCGGCTGAGCAGCAGCGCCGACCGGCACAGGATCCACCGGAGCTGCTGCGCACCGATCCCCAGCCCCTTGTGCTGGACCTGGCGCTGTGGGGGGCCGGCCTTGGGGACGGCCTGAACTGGTTGGATCCACCACCACCACCCGCCCTGCACGAGGGACGCCAACAGCTGATCGACCTGGGCGTCCTGGAGCCCAACGGCCTCTGCAGCCCCCTCGGCCGTCAGCTTGCCCGGCTGGGCACCCATCCGCGCCTGGGCCTGGCGCTGCTGCAGGCCCGTCACTGGAACTGCAGCCCCCTGGGAGCCGACCTGGCAGCCCTCCTCAGCGAACGCGATCCCCTCAACCCCCAGGAGCACGGCAGCGATCTCGGCGCCCGCCTGCACTGGCTCGCTGTCCGCAACGGGGAGCGCCAGACCGCGGTCCGCAAGCTCAGCAGCCAACTGCTGCGCCAGCTGGATGCCCTGCCCCCCCTCCTGAGCAACGGGCCGCTGGAGCGTTGGGGCGACAGCCCTGACACCTCCAACCGGGAGGAGCTGGCCGCCTTGCTGCTGGCTACAGCCTTCCCCGGATGGATCGCCCTGCCGCGCCCAGGTCAGCCAGGCCGCTACCTGCTGCGGCAGGGCCGAGGCGCCCAGTTGCCGGCCCACGATCGCCTGCATCAGGCGCAGGCGCTGGCGGTGGCGCGCCTCGATCTGGATGGGGCCAATGCCCGGATCCGCCTCGCCTTGCCACTACCGATGGACTGGCTGGACCAGCTGGCGAAACGCGAAGGGAGCTGGCAGGAGTCGGTGACTTGGGATCCGGAGCACCAACGGGTTCGCAGCGAACGCTGTTGGCGGCTCGGGGCCCTCACGATCGGGACACCCCAACCCTGTCAAGCCGATGATCACCAGGCCGTCGCCCTGTTGCTGGAGCGCCTCCAGAGCGACGGCCTGGAGGTTCTGCCCTGGGGGCCACGCAGTGAACAGCTGCAGAAACGCCTGGACCTGATGCAGCAACACCACGGCTCCCCCTGGCCCCAGCGCTCGTGGAAGCATCTGGCAACCCATCCGGCGGCCTGGCTGACCGCCTGCCTGCAGGGCCATCACAGCTGGCAAAGCGTTCAGGAATCGGAGTTGATCCACGCCCTCTGGGGCGACCTGCCCTGGGAGCTGCGCCAGAGCCTCGATCAACACCTTCCGGAGGCGATCACCATCCCCTCCGGTCGGCTGGCCCGTCTGCAGTACCGAGAGGGCGAGGTCTGCCTGGCCGTGAAATTGCAGGAGATGTTCGGCTGTCGCCAGAGTCCGAGAGTGCTGGGCGATCGGGTTCCGGTCACGCTGGAGCTCCTGTCACCTGCGGGTCGCCCCCTGCAACGCACCCAGGATCTCGAAGGGTTTTGGCGCGGCAGTTACCGTGATGTGCGACGGGAGATGCGTGGCCGCTACCCGAAACATCCCTGGCCGGAAGACCCGCTCACGGCGGTCGCCAGCGCCCGGCCCCAACGCCACCAACACAGCCATCCGAGCTGA
- a CDS encoding DUF2834 domain-containing protein: protein MTSTQRQSSIRRWIYLLLALAGAILPWQANLDFMQSNPGGFDLLAFIQDATINPAARSLSRDLLIAASAFTIWILAEAKRLQVKGWWICLLACVSISFACGGPLFLYLRERRLSELEPEAQA, encoded by the coding sequence ATGACATCAACACAACGGCAAAGCTCCATCCGTCGCTGGATCTATCTCCTGCTCGCGCTGGCTGGAGCCATCCTGCCGTGGCAGGCCAATCTTGACTTCATGCAAAGCAATCCGGGTGGATTCGACCTTCTGGCCTTCATTCAGGATGCCACGATCAATCCTGCGGCCCGCTCCCTCAGTCGAGATCTGCTGATTGCGGCCAGTGCCTTCACCATCTGGATCCTTGCCGAAGCCAAACGGCTCCAGGTAAAGGGCTGGTGGATCTGTCTGCTTGCCTGTGTCTCCATCTCCTTCGCCTGCGGAGGACCGCTGTTTCTCTATTTACGGGAACGACGCCTGAGCGAACTGGAGCCTGAGGCCCAGGCATGA
- the xseB gene encoding exodeoxyribonuclease VII small subunit, whose translation MPRRSAKEATSGPSPDPREQENAQWRKDVASLSYEEALQAADLLLSHLQNDDIPLAELERAHRRGQIYLEHCHALLSQLEQSVLELDSDTMAANDPADTTA comes from the coding sequence ATGCCACGCCGCTCTGCCAAAGAAGCCACCTCAGGCCCCTCGCCGGACCCAAGAGAGCAGGAGAACGCCCAGTGGCGGAAGGATGTGGCCTCGCTCTCCTACGAGGAGGCCCTGCAAGCGGCGGATCTTCTGCTGAGCCATCTTCAGAACGACGACATCCCCCTGGCGGAACTGGAGCGGGCCCATCGCCGCGGACAGATCTATCTCGAGCACTGTCATGCCCTGCTCAGCCAACTCGAGCAATCCGTGCTGGAGCTGGATAGTGACACCATGGCGGCGAATGACCCAGCAGACACCACGGCATGA
- a CDS encoding IS5 family transposase — translation MGGKQLGFLDYELTTAKKQTKREKFLSEMEVVVPWQALIDLIEPHYPKTSKKGGRPPYPLATMLRIHLLQQWYSLSDPAMEEALIEVPTMRRFAGIELISDRIPDETTILTFRHLLEKHDLGQQIFETVKAHLSTRGMTMRQGTIVDATLIAAPSSTKNKEGKRDPEMHQTKKGNQWYHRCAEGCAYGMKVHIGVDKDSGLIHSVVATAANVHDLTPAAELLHGDEEVVYGDAGYQGITKRPEMAGHSAVFRVAMRPGKRRALPDTPEGRLEDLIEAAKAHVRAKVEHPFRVIKQQFGFQKTRLRGLAKNRCKINVMAALTNLFLARGHLLAAA, via the coding sequence ATGGGCGGCAAACAGCTCGGCTTCTTGGATTACGAGCTCACCACGGCCAAGAAGCAGACCAAACGGGAGAAGTTTCTCTCTGAGATGGAGGTGGTGGTGCCATGGCAGGCGCTGATCGACTTGATCGAGCCCCACTACCCAAAGACGAGCAAGAAAGGCGGTAGGCCTCCCTATCCGTTGGCCACCATGCTGCGGATCCACCTGTTGCAGCAGTGGTATTCACTCAGCGATCCGGCCATGGAAGAGGCCCTGATCGAGGTGCCCACCATGCGCCGCTTTGCCGGCATCGAGTTGATCAGCGACCGGATCCCTGATGAGACGACGATCCTGACCTTCCGCCACCTGCTGGAGAAGCACGATCTGGGCCAGCAGATCTTTGAGACGGTCAAAGCCCATCTCAGCACAAGGGGCATGACGATGCGCCAAGGCACGATCGTCGATGCCACCTTGATTGCGGCACCCAGTTCCACCAAGAACAAAGAAGGGAAGCGCGATCCCGAGATGCACCAGACCAAGAAGGGAAACCAGTGGTATCACCGCTGCGCGGAAGGCTGCGCCTACGGGATGAAAGTCCATATCGGCGTCGACAAGGACTCCGGCCTGATCCATTCAGTCGTCGCCACAGCCGCCAACGTGCACGACCTCACCCCAGCGGCTGAGCTGTTGCATGGCGATGAGGAGGTCGTCTACGGCGACGCCGGCTACCAGGGCATCACTAAACGACCTGAAATGGCGGGCCATTCAGCAGTGTTTCGGGTGGCGATGCGACCAGGCAAACGCCGAGCGCTACCTGACACTCCAGAAGGAAGGCTTGAGGATCTGATCGAGGCTGCAAAGGCACACGTCCGCGCCAAGGTTGAGCACCCATTCAGGGTGATCAAACAACAGTTCGGCTTTCAAAAGACCCGACTGCGTGGCCTGGCCAAGAATCGATGCAAGATTAATGTGATGGCCGCACTGACCAATCTGTTTCTCGCTCGTGGCCATCTACTGGCTGCAGCATGA
- the xseA gene encoding exodeoxyribonuclease VII large subunit, protein MSADAPPTYSVQELNSSIGSLLERGFAPRFLVDATVSRPQVKKGHLWMTLTDGDASISAVAWASKLRQLAYVPGDGEGVRVVGKLNFWATRASLAVQVLDIRPSLSTVQRRFEAVRTQLEEEGVINPARRRPLPAYPSRIALLTSVPSSALADMLRTARERWPLTELLVLAIPVQGEVAGRISEVLTRLYPASSRLGIKAIVLARGGGSREDLMVFDDDALCRLLAQSPVPLVTGIGHEDDLTVADLVADHRAATPTAAIVRLLPCRSQALEDVTLRQRRWRDQRHWVLQRERQQLEHRQQQWSQHHPRILLQRRRDRLEQRLQLLAALAPSRWLARGFAMLERPSGEVLRSVHEVEQGESLIVRLNDGRVDVQATAIYARDRSD, encoded by the coding sequence TTGAGCGCTGACGCACCACCCACCTATTCGGTTCAGGAGCTGAACAGCTCCATCGGATCCCTGCTGGAACGGGGTTTTGCGCCACGGTTTCTCGTGGACGCGACGGTATCGCGGCCCCAGGTGAAGAAAGGGCATCTCTGGATGACCCTCACCGATGGTGACGCCAGCATCAGCGCCGTGGCCTGGGCCTCCAAACTGCGTCAACTCGCCTATGTGCCCGGTGATGGCGAAGGCGTGCGCGTGGTGGGCAAGCTCAATTTCTGGGCGACACGCGCCAGCCTGGCGGTGCAGGTGCTCGACATCCGTCCCAGCCTGAGCACCGTGCAGCGCCGCTTTGAAGCGGTGCGGACGCAGCTGGAAGAGGAGGGCGTGATCAATCCGGCCCGACGTCGCCCCCTGCCGGCCTATCCAAGCCGGATTGCCCTCCTCACCAGCGTCCCCAGCTCAGCCCTGGCCGACATGCTGCGCACGGCGAGGGAACGCTGGCCGCTCACCGAGTTGTTGGTGCTGGCGATTCCAGTGCAAGGGGAGGTAGCAGGGCGGATCAGCGAGGTGCTCACGCGGCTTTACCCCGCCAGTTCTCGTCTTGGGATCAAGGCGATTGTGCTCGCCCGTGGCGGGGGAAGCCGAGAGGATCTGATGGTGTTTGATGACGACGCCCTATGTCGCCTGCTGGCCCAGAGTCCGGTGCCCCTCGTCACCGGCATCGGCCACGAAGACGACCTCACGGTGGCGGATCTGGTGGCGGATCATCGGGCCGCCACGCCAACGGCCGCCATCGTTCGGCTGTTGCCCTGCCGCAGCCAGGCCCTCGAAGACGTAACACTGCGCCAACGCCGCTGGCGCGATCAACGCCACTGGGTGCTGCAGCGGGAACGGCAACAGCTGGAACACCGCCAACAGCAGTGGAGCCAGCACCATCCCAGGATCCTTCTGCAACGAAGGCGCGACCGCCTCGAACAGCGCCTGCAATTGCTCGCCGCCCTGGCCCCGAGTCGCTGGCTGGCACGAGGTTTTGCGATGCTGGAACGCCCGTCTGGAGAGGTCCTGCGCAGCGTGCATGAGGTTGAACAGGGCGAATCCCTGATCGTCCGCCTCAACGACGGGCGCGTCGACGTGCAGGCGACCGCCATTTATGCACGCGATCGCTCCGACTGA
- a CDS encoding DUF2973 domain-containing protein, protein MLNSLFPLIYGAVFIGLLWQAFRVMGQGFGAARQPTNRPSSDRTGQITVHPELLDQEGRLTEEELLTVRFSPDQESTENPD, encoded by the coding sequence ATGCTGAACAGCCTGTTTCCCCTCATCTACGGCGCCGTCTTCATCGGCCTGCTCTGGCAGGCGTTTCGGGTGATGGGCCAGGGCTTTGGAGCTGCCCGACAGCCCACCAACCGACCCTCCAGCGATCGGACCGGTCAGATCACGGTGCACCCGGAGCTCCTCGACCAGGAGGGGCGACTGACCGAGGAAGAACTGCTGACCGTGCGTTTCAGCCCTGATCAGGAATCGACCGAGAACCCCGACTGA